A DNA window from Canis lupus familiaris isolate Mischka breed German Shepherd chromosome 10, alternate assembly UU_Cfam_GSD_1.0, whole genome shotgun sequence contains the following coding sequences:
- the OR6C35 gene encoding olfactory receptor family 6 subfamily C member 35: MRNQTALTTFILLGLTEDPQLKILLFMFLFLSYMLNVSGNLTIIILTLIDSHLKTPMYLFLQNFSFLEISFTTACVPRFLYSISSGDKSITYNACVSQLLFTDLFAVTEFFLLATMSYDRYVAICKPLHYMTIMSRRVCKNFIVFCWVAALIIILPPISLGLGLEFCDSNIIDHFCCDASPILKISCSDTWLIEQMVIVCAVLTFIITLMCVVLSYIYIIGTILRFPSAQQRKKAFSTCSSHMIVVSITYGSCIFIYVKPSAKDEVAINKGISLLITSISPMLNPFIYTLRNKQVKKAFHDSIKKIAFLSKM, from the coding sequence ATGAGAAACCAAACGGCACTAACAACTTTCATCTTGCTGGGACTCACAGAGGACCCTCAActaaaaattttgctttttatgtttctgtttctttcctacaTGTTGAATGTATCTGGAAACCTAACCATCATCATCCTCACTCTGATTGATTCCCACCTTAAAACACCAATGTATCTTTTCCTCCAAAATTTCTCCTTCCTAGAAATTTCATTCACAACTGCTTGTGTCCCCAGATTTTTATATAGCATATCATCAGGGGACAAATCCATTACCTATAATGCTTGTGTCAGTCAACTGTTGTTTACAGACCTCTTTGCAGTAACAGAATTTTTTCTCTTGGCCACTATGTCCTAtgatcgctatgtggccatctgcaaacccctGCATTACATGACCATCATGAGCAGAAGAGTCTGCAAGAACTTCATCGTCTTCTGTTGGGTAGCAGCACTGATCATCATTCTCCCACCAATTAGTCTAGGTTTGGGCCTGGAATTCTGTGATTCAAACATCATTGATCATTTTTGTTGTGATGCATCTCCTATCCTGAAGATCTCTTGCTCAGACACATGGTTGATAGAACAGATGGTTATAGTCTGTGCTGTGTTGACATTCATCATCACCCTCATGTGTGTAGTTCTTTCTTACATTTATATTATCGGGACCATTCTAAGGTTTCCctctgctcagcaaaggaaaaaggccTTTTCCACTTGTTCTTCCCACATGATTGTTGTTTCCATTACTTATGGTAGCTGTATCTTCATTTATGTCAAACCTTCAGCCAAGGATGAGGTAGCTATTAATAAAGGGATTTCACTCCTTATTACTTCTATCTCACCAATGTTGAACCCCTTTATTTACACACTGAGAAACAAGCAAGTGAAGAAAGCTTTTcatgattcaattaaaaaaatcgcATTCCTATCAAAGATGTAA